actcacagagatccgcctgcctctgcctcccgagtgctgggattaaaggcgtgcgccaccaccgcccggctttttttgacttttgagacaggttttctctgtacagccctggctgtcctggaactcactctgtagaccaggctggccccgaactcacagaaatccacctgcctctgcctccagcacccGGCCACTATTATCTTAATTAGAGCAGTGCCAGAACTTGCAAGTGACCCTCAAGGCCTGGgctgcagcttcctcttcctcgTAGAAGGAGGGGGTGGGCATTACCCCTCTCTGGAGATTCCAGGAACTCCTTCCCACATATCCTCCCAGATATGTGTAATTCGGTTCCAGCCTTATTGGTCTTATGGCCGTAGGAGGTCCTACAGTATAGAGTGTGGGAGGAGGCCCCATTGCTGCAGCCATGGAGGTGGGGAGACTCCTCTGTGATAGGACTGCTTTAAGGATGCCCACACTCCTCTGAGTAACCCCTCACCCAAGCTCTGTAAGGAAGAGAAATAATgattcactctgtgtgtgtgtgtgtgtgtgtaagagagagagggagagagaattgaTGAATATACCTATAATACAAACACTCAAAAGATAGAGGtaggagggtcaagagttcaaggtcatcctcagacacAGTGAGCTTGTGGCCAGCTTGGGTTTCACAAAACCCTgcgtaaaaaacaaaaattcacaaGAAAGCCCCATGGTCTTCCCTCAGTGAGGGAGACTTTGAAACAGGCGATTGCATCTCAGAGCTCAGGGCTGAATGGGGCTGTGGAGAGGGGACCAGGAAGTTCAGCTGGTAGACAGCTTGTCTGGTGGGCACaaaggagttcaagtccagccttggctacatagcaactCTGAGAAGCACTGCGAACAGTCTTGCTCATCAGCACCTCATGGTTCTGAGAGATCACATGCCAGCAAACTGGAGACGAGGTTATCCTTGACAACCACTGGAAATGAACACCACACCAGTCTTCTAGTCCTGAGCCCTGTGGACTTCTGTGTCACAAAACCGTACAATGGAACAGGCTCAGCCCTTACCATCATCCCTAAACCGAGGAGCCATGTTGCAGGTTCATGCCAGAACTGCACAAACCCCAGCACTCTGctaccccttcccctccccacactcaCCAGGTGTGTAGCCCCAGGGCTCATAGTAGGAGGGGAAGACTCCTAGGTGACAGCCTCGGACAAACTCCTCATAGTCCACAGGGAGCAGAGGGCTCGTGGAGGAGAGGAACTCCGGGTGGAAAATCACCTgccaaaggaagagaaggaaggacccAGAGTAGCCAGGGAGGGCACatcaaacaaacagcaaagtGGACAAGCCAAAGACTTAAACTAGATTTAGCTGGCCTCAGAAGTCACGGTTCTTTCTAAATAGTTCAGGTggtagtttaaaataaaaatcccccCCCAccaggctcatagggagtgacactattaggatgtaaggccttgttggaggaagtgtgtcactgggggtgggctctgcgtttcagaagctcaagccaggccctgTGGCTCACTATCATTTCCTGCTGCTAGTGGATCCAGGTGCGGCACACTCAGCTCCCtccccagcatcatgtctgcctgtggaTCCAGGTGAAGCACACTCAGCTCCCtccccagcatcatgtctgcctgtggaTCCAGGTGCGGCACACTCAGCTCCCTCCCCAGCATGTCTGCCTGTGGATCCAGGTGCGGCACACTCAGCTCCCtccccagcatcatgtctgcctgtggaTCCAGGNNNNNNNNNNNNNNNNNNNNNNNNNNNNNNNNNNNNNNNNNNNNNNNNNNNNNNNNNNNNNNNNNNNNNNNNNNNNNNNNNNNNNNNNNNNNNNNNNNNNACACTCAGCTCCCtccccagcatcatgtctgcctgtggaTCCAGGTGCAGCACACTCAGCTCCCTCCCCAGCATGTCTGCCTGTGGATCCAGGTGAAGCacactcagctccttccccagcatgTCTGCCTGTGGATCCAGGTAAAGCACACTCAGCTCCCTCCCCAGCAGCATGTCTGCTTGTGGCTGCCATGCTTCTGCCATGGCAGAATGGACTAAGCCTCCGAACTGTAAGCCAgttccaatgaaatgttttcccttataagagttgtcatggtcatgctgtctcttcttagcaacagaaaccctaagacagtacaGTTGATAAACTAAGAAATACGAAACCCAAGGACTAACCCTAccccaccaccaacaacaacccCATCCCAACCAACCACGGGCCTCACCTTCACACGGTCAGCACTGCTGTTGAAAAGGCCAATTCGGCGGATGGTGGTCAGAATGGGGTCTGAGGAATCGTCTAGCATGTTGTGGGTGCACACAGGGGGAAAGGACTGCCGCTGGAGAAACCACAAGTTAGGTGGGGGTCAAGGGAGGGACAGATGTGCTGCTTGCTCATGGGCCATGCTGATGCCAGGGATCTGAAGATGTCCCCAACAGAGGCCAACAAATTCCAGACTGGAACCCAGCTTTTTCCTATAACTATCATGAACAAAGCCACCACCACAGCAGAAAATCCAGTAAACTGAGGCAGAGCTGATCTGAGGCGCTCCACAGATGACGAGGAAGTGTCTGTCCTTAAAGAAATCCCAAGAAACCTCGGCAAGATGAAAACAACCACGTGGCTTTACAGCCACCTCAGCTGATGTAACCATGTAACATAAACCAGAATGGCAGCAGGATGCTGCCTCTGTCCCCCCAAAATAAGGAAATCCCAAGGAAATTTAAATGCCCCAGCCAAGTGGGCAGTTGTGTCCATTTGATAACAAGCTGTAAGGGcagctgggagttgtagttttcttAAGAACCCAGGAATCATAGCTGCAACTCACAGATAGATTGACAGGAAACCCTAGACTTTTCTACTAGGAAGAAGAGCTTACGACTGTCTTTCACCACCTCGCTAAAAGACACACACAATGGCGGTGTATGAGGGccaaaaactacaactcccacaaggcagcggtggcgcatgcctttaatcccagcactctggaggcagaggcaggcaaatctctgtgagttcgaggccagcctggtctacaagagctagttccaggaaatatTTTCTCCAACACCACATCCTACCCCATTAGTCCATGTTAGCTGTCTAGATTCCCAAACAGCCTCATCAATGTGGACCATAGGCACCAAAGCCCATGACATGCTAGAAATGAAAGAACTCCCAGCAGTCTCAGGGGCAAAGGAAGTCAGTCAATAATGTTCAAAATGTAGTTCTTATTTCATGGGCCTCATCTTCCTAATGCTTCCCATTCACTTAATTCCAACATCAGGAATCAGTGGGTTCTGAGAGAAATAGGACACAGCCATGGGAGCGGGCTAGGGGAcccatgctttaatcccagcactccaaaggctgaaacaggaagatctctaagtctggggccaacctggtctacatggagagaTCCAGGATAGCCCAAGGCTAAATGTCTtcaataataagacaaaaaaaaaaaaaaaaaactaccaccatgggctggagagatggctcagcggttgagagcactggctgctcttccagaagtcctgagttcaattcccagcaaccacatggtggctcacaaacataagatctgatgccctcttctggcctgcaggaatacatgcagacagaacactgtatacatactaaataaatcttttttcttttttgatttttggagacaaggtttctctgtagctttggggcctgtcctggcactagctcttgtagaccaggctggcctcgaactcacagagatctgcctgcctctgcctcctcccgagtgctgagattaaaggtgtgcgccaccaccacctggcccaataaatctttaaaaagaaaaagaggggcctggagagatggttcagcagctagaGCATTGCTTATttttcctaaggtcctgagttcaattcccggcaactacatggtggctcacagccatctttaataggatctgctgccctcttctggcataaaagcatatacatcttaaaaaaataaacacacaaaaaaaacccaccagcactcgggaggcagaggcaggcggatctctgcgagttcgaggccagcctggattaaagagttagttccaggatctagagctgttacacagagaaaccctgtctccccgCTCCCCCTGTCCCACAGACACACTAATTAATTTCAACAACCCCAACACCTCTCTCTGTCTAATAAGAGCCATGACTAACATAAAGGCTTCTGGGCTGTAGTAACTTAGTGAAACTCTAGTTTCCACCATGACTGGAAATGCCGCCAGACAGCATTTTAGGTCTCTAGCTGAGATTTCTCCCTTTGCTGGAACCCTTCTAACCTGATGTCTCCACCAGCATGTTTTTAAATACCTTATGCTATTACTTTCTCTGTTCTGTTACCATACAAAGTCAAAAAATGGTTACTATATTGGAACATGGTGACCTAAATTTGTGTGCCTGGCCCAATCATACTCGGCTACAGAATAAACTGTCtttctctccgtctctctctctctttttgttttgttttgtttgtttgagaaagggtttctgtgtatagttctggctgtcctggaattcactctgtagaccagatggcttcaaaatcagagatctgcctgcctctgcctccttaaaggtgtacaccaccaccaccaggccagaATAAACAATCTTATTCCCTTTGATGTTGAAGTTGTGTTTTTACATTGACATTTCTGTGGATCTCAGAATTGGCTCTCTATGAAGGGTCACCCAAGAGAATAGAACTCCCAGAAACCTTTGGGGCAAGAGGCCTCAGGAAATGCTGGGAACGGGATGCAGACCATACCTGAGTAGCAAAAATGGCTCTCTTCATCATAGTGAAGTCCTCCTTGTCCAGCATCTTGTTCATGTCTGGGAGGCTCCCCCTGCAAGGGGGGAGATAGGCATTTGGAAAGGAAGAGGTGAACAGCTCAGGTCAGGTGACCAATGACAGCAGGGTCAGGGCTGGGCACTCACACTAGTAAGGACTCGTAAAGCTTCCTCCCGAATTTCTCCTTAACTGTATTGGCCGTGTccctggaagggagagagacaaatgtcacacacacaccagctactGTTTACTGTCAGGCTTTGGGGCGACAGGGAAACTGAGATCTGTGCCAAGAAGCAGGCCCTGGGGGGCTTCagactgggggtggggactgGAGGAAGCTTCAGTTCCTTGAGAGGTGTGGCTGGGGACAGGTGGCCTTTCCTCTTATGTCAGCGACTGTGAGGGGAGTGTAAAAATAGGACCTCGGAGCTGCAGAGAGCCTGCGAGGCCGGGAGGAAGCCCAGCCACAGAGCCTTCCAGAAATGTCAGCTATTATTAGGGTCTGGGCGAACCTTGGGCAGTGATGCGAGGCCCTGTTTTATAAACAAGAGGAATAATATTCTGAGAGAGGAACATCTTGGCACACAAGCTCGGAAAGACTATCACCCTACTGTCTCATGACTTATGATCCTCCCAGGGACACGCTGATCCAGCCACCCTGGACCCCTCTCCCTGACCCCCTTCACACCCTGGCCTCAGTGTGCTGGCTAgtatgaccttggacttctgggCCTTTGGTGTCCCCTTCCCAACTGATGGGATTAGAGAAATGGACCACGATCCGGGTCTACGCAAGGGTCTTACaaatgctgggcaagtgctctatgGTCTGGGCTGCATTCCAAGCTCGCCCTCACTTCAACATGCACCTGCTCTCGCCAGTGTTAGAACAGAGCCCACACGTGGTAGATTTTCAGAGGCTGGGGGACAGTGAATGCATGGGTATCAGAGAGACGGAAATGGGCCCAGGAGGGATGCGGTGGCTGAGCAGAACTAAAAGGAAGGTCACAGCTGGTGGCAGGGCAGAAACTGTGGTGGGTCATCTGCCCTGATCACGTGCTCACACTTGCAGCCAGACCACGGGCTTGAAGGGAAGGTTTTACTAGGAATGGGTGTGGCGTCCTGATCAGGTCAGAGATAGCCACCGCAGAGAGATAAGCTGTGGACCCCAGGGTCAGCCGGGCAAGGACTGCTGACCAGAGCTGTTTGCGCACAGCTTGGCCCTTCAGGGTCTCCACGTTGAAATTATTGGTCCGGGCCGGCATGATAAAGAAGGCAACAACTGTCTGCTCGCTGCCGTTCACCTGGGACAAGGAGACAGGGACATCAGAACGCTAGACTCAACCATGCCATCACGGCTAAGAACTAAATCAAAGTCTCCTACATAGGTAGGTGCTGTACCACTGGTCACACCTCTGGCTCTCACTGGGCTCTGCCcacactgagccacatcctcggCCCATCTGTGTaggtgctctacccctgagccaagCTCCCAGTCCTGttttcatcccccacccccacccccgcccctgcCCTACCCCCAGAATGGGAtagcaggcctgtgccaccagaccTGACTGcttctttctgggtctctgtgcTCTGCTCCTACCAGAGGGTTTCCATAACCACCCCATAGGTCTCCGTTCTCCCTGGCTATGGACACTTtttctcctccagctccctctccATGGACCAGGCCTTACTCTGAGAAGATAGTTGAGCCGGGCTAAGGCTTCCAGGAACACATCAGCTCCCTTGTTGGAGAACTCGTAGCGGCCagcaataaagaaatacagagtcTTGTCTAAGTTGAAGTCCAAGTGCCTAAGCAAGTCACAGGAAAGAGCTCAGTTCCCAAGCTGGGTCTGAAAACTAACTACAAACCCCAGAAGCCACAGGGCCAAAGCATTTTTTACAATACACTGGTATCAGAGGTCATGGTCGGATTGGAGCATTTTCTCCTTTGATGGGCATTTAATTAACACCCATCACACAGCTCTAGATGTCAAGAAATAATGGagagggccggagagatggctcagctgttaagagcactgattattcttccagaggttctgagttcaattcccaacaaccacatggtggctcacaaccacctgtaataagatctggtgccaacttctggcctatagggacacatgcaggcagaacactgtacacgtaataaataaatcttaaaaaaaaaaaaaagagctgggtggtagtggcgtatgcctttaataatagcacttgggaggcagaggcaggcatatctttgtgagttctaggccagcccggtctgcaagagctagttctaggacaggctccaaagctatagagaaaccctgtctcaaaagagagagagagagaaagagagagacagagacagagaaataatggagACCACAGCTGTCCCAGGGCTCTGAAGGGCCAAGGAATCCAAAGCTTCACCCTCTCTGACACGTGGGAGTCTGGACCCcagccctcctccatcagactagAGTCTCACCCCCACCCTCTCTTAGCCATCTGGCTCACATACCCATAAAAATGACCTCGCACAAACTCCTGGATTCGTGCTTTGCTCTGAGCATGAAGGTTCTGGAACTCGTGCATAGCAGAGAACTTCTTCACATTCAACCCGTTGGGGGTCACGATATCTAGGGTTGGGAGAGCAAGTCCAcgtttcatttctttgttctgatCGAGAGGGAAAGGACTTCCTGCTGTAACTTCACTGTCCTACAGCCCCTGGTGAGCCCGGCTCCACGGGACTGATTCTACTtgacctttctttatttcttattttagttttcggatttattccttttattgtatgtgtattggtgttttggcTACAAATATGTCCgcgtaccatgtgtgtgtctgttgcctgtggaggccagcagaggatgCCAGTCCTCTAGGAGGTGGAACCACAGagggttgtaagccaccatgtgggtgctgggagtggaacctGGGTTTTCTAGAACAGCATCCAGTGTTGATACACttgggcaacacacacacacacacagacacacacacacacacacaccattaaataaacaaacatgcttttaaaaattatatgaggggaggaaatggttgAGCTCCTGAAAGAGGCATGAAGACAGACAGCACGTCGTGACGAAACGTGACCGAACATGATAACAGTCACAGCACTGTGGTAACTGAGGCCCTTCAGGGACTGAACCCTCAGTGTAAGGCCACCCCAGAGAGACCTtggctgaaaaaagaaaataaaagagaaagagggggctggagagacggctcagcggttaagagcactggctgttcttccagaggacctgggttcaattcccagcacccacatggcagcttacaattgcctgtaactctacctccaggggatctgactcccttgcacagcatacatgcagacaaaataccaatgcacataaagtaaaaataaataaatcataaaataataaccattttttaaaaaaagagagagagaaagagaaggtatATCTTGGGGGAAGTGGACCAATGGTGGTATTTTTAGTTCCTGTTTCAGAGAGGGAGGACAGATGAAAGCCACACCCCCAGAGTTCCTGAGTCCATCAGACCCCCATGTGGTCACCCATCTGTGGAAGCTGGGCCACTGAGAGCCACGCATATGAAAATACTAATAAAACTGCTTAAAAAGAGGacccaaaaccaaacacacagcAGCCAATGAAAGCTGGGCACGGTTAAGTATGCCTGTAATGCCGGCACTGGGGGCGGGCGAGGACGGGCAGATCCTGGGAGCTTAAACAGCCTTGGCAAAATGGcagactccaggttcagtgagagaccttgcctgtAGGTGTTGggagaaacggctcagcagtGAAGCCAGCAGCACCTATTTCGGGTGGTTAACAGTGCGTGTAACTCCATCTGATGTCAGGATCCAagtcctcctctccctccataaatacacatgtgcacacacaggtgcatgtacCCAGtcaccaggacacacacacacacacacataaataaaacctcTAAAAAATAGGTAGTCAGTCAGTCACAGAGAAGATACCTGAGAGtctttctggtctccacatacacatgtatgaaatataAACCAGTGTGCatcacacgcgcgcgcacacacacacacacacacacacacacttacaacaAATCACCAAAAAATTACAACCCAGGACCTACGGCAAAGTTTAAAGTTGAGGAGCATTGGGGCAGGATGAGAAAACCTAGTTCCAACCctattttattcaaaaataaagcctgctatatttgcatttctttcagAAGATCAGCATATATTAGCCACTTGTgaaatcagaataaaataaactcgctgggcattggtggcacacgcctttattcccagcactcgggaggcagaggcaggctgatctctgtgagttcgagacctgcctggtctacaagagctagttccaggacaggctccaaagctacagagaaaccctggctcgaaaaaCTAAACCAAGccaaaaaacagaataaaaaaaccCTCTAGCTCCTATTATCTGTATCATTCAGGAGGCGGAGGCGGCCTGCTTCATTTACAAGATCCCATCTCAACCCAGGACTTCCAGGAATTCATGTTCTATTCTCCGGAGTAAAACTAAATTGATAGGGGCTTGGCAGAGCCTCTTCCCTCTTACCTGGTTTCCTCTTGAGGAGGTGCTGAGCCTCAATGGCGGTGATCTGGGACACAGTGGTGAAGACGTGAGCGCAGTGGGCAGCGGCTCGCTCCATGCAGTAGCGATGGtagatctgcctctctcctgcttccttgtCCACATTGAActgggcaggaagggaggggaatcaGGGTCTGGAGGACTGGGCTAAGACTCAGGTCTGGACTGCAGCCCCGAGGGAGGTTGGGACTGGCAGCTGGACTCTGAGAACAGGATCTGGGCTGTTCTCGTGGGTGTGAGGGAGAGGTTCAGGGTCTGTCCTGGTGTCTAACGGTAGAAGGGTGGGGAGCATGATTCTCTGCCAGGGCTTTGGGCTGTCATGCAATGTTTGTGTCTCCCATGCTTCCAGCTCACGTTCTCCAGGTTGTTGTAGAAGTCCACGGCACCAGCACACAGATAGCGCCCCAGCAGCGTGGCATGGGTGGTGAAGATGGTTGCCACTGGCAAGCGCCGGGCACGGCACAGACACAGACCAATGCCTGCCAACCATTCGTGGAAGTGGGCAACCACATATGGCTTCTCTTCGTTCTGCGCCAGGAACTGTAGAGCAACGGGGACAGGGTCACTGTGTTTCCACATGTCACAGAAGGAACCCCCAGCATGCATGAGGAAGCAAGGGACGGGAGACTACTGACGTGAAAACAGCAGGCAGCATTCACACAGACAAGGCCCTGAACCAGCTGACCTCGGTCCCAGAAGCTGATGggaacttgtttgtttgtttgccagtGTCTAAATCCTGGCAAGGCTGCAATGCAAAGACTAACATGCCCATGTCCCTAAGTCCCGCTCTCAATTCCACACTTGGTATCGCAATCAATGGCAGTAGACGTTTTATGGGTAAAAACAGGATCAAACTTTCAGAACCCCTTGAATCAAGTTGTCCTGTTTGTCCTAGAGCGTTACAGTCACGTTTCCCctaggatgggaggagggagcagcCCAGATTCTGGGTCCTGAAACCAACTCTAGATCTGTAAGCATCAAGAGTCCCCTCCAAGCTTAGATATAGTCAGCATCAACATGAGAGCATCTCCCAGAGTTCCTGTGACCCATCCCACTACTGACACACCCTCCCAGAGGCCTCAGTGTGTTTACACTGGAGACTGGAGTAAAGGAGGCCGTGGCTGGCGCTTCTGAAAAAACAAGCTGCACCCCTGGGCATTCATATACCCCCAAATCAGAGTCCATCTTTGCATGAAAGAACCCACAATTCCAAGAATGCCCAGGGGGAGCCCACCCTCTGGCCCAGGAAGGGATGGTGATTGGGTTTCCAGTCTGGGTAGAGAGGATGAGGTGGGGGTCTGTAGGAGGGCCTACCTCACCCAGGAACCAGGTGGTGAGGAAGCCAAACAGGACAGCGTCATTGGCCTCACGGTCGTACCAGGGTACCCCGATGTTGCAGGTGTCCCAAAGTTCACCCTTCCAGCGCTCCAGGGCCCAGGCTGAGGCCCCCACATCCAGGAGCACCACTAGGGGTCCCCCCTCAATCAGCCAACGTCCAAAATACACctaggagagaggcagagggaggctcaGACAGCTGGCCTGTGCTTCACCCCACTGCCTTATTCCAGAacctgggaactgagctcagccGGCTCACTGTCCTCACCCACTGCCCCGCTCGCTGGCTCGTCCCCTACTTAACTGCCGCCTGCTAGGTTTCTCCTCTGCCATGGCCTGTTTTGTAATCTGTAATCACAGGCCTAACAACCAGGACTGCACTTTCCTACCCACGGCCACTTCCCTAAAACTCCACGTCCCTCCGTCCCAATCTGGCTTGGTCCTGCCAGAGACTCACTGGGgtacccctccccctcccagctgTTGTCTGCCCTTTTGCTGGGAGGGGTCTATTATTAGGAACCGTTGCCCCGGGGGAGTGACGTAGCTGCTCTGGAGTCCCACAGGGACATGATCTGGCCTGGCTGGATGCTGGAGCCCACCCCAAACACAGGTTGTGATGATGGAGCCCtgatcctgtctgtctgtcttccaacCCCTAGTCTGtgccttctgcctgcctctcatgGCCTCTCCCCAGAAGCCAGACACATCACcatcaccttcttcttcttcttcttcttcttcttcttcttcttcttcttcttcttcttcttcttcttcttcttcttcttcttcttctctctctctctctctctNNNNNNNNNNNNNNNNNNNNNNNNNNNNNNNNNNNNNNNNNNNNNNNNNNNNNNNNNNNNNNNNNNNNNNNNNNNNNNNNNNNNNNNNNNNNNNNNNNNNttcttctctctctctctctctctctctctctctctctctctctctctctctctctcgtcctgTTTCTCTTgtcctgaccttgaactcagagatccacccgcccctgccttctgagtgcttggaGTGACTGACATCTCCCAAGACTGAACACAAGGCAGGcaggactctaccactgagccacaacctcagcccctcactgggggattctaggcagaggctccaccactgagccacaccccagcccctcactgggggattctaggcaggactctaccactgagccacaccccagcccctcactgggggattctaggcaggggctctaccactgagccacaccctttccctctctttaatCCCTGGCCCTGCTCATCTCAGACTCCATCCCTCtattcctgtctctcctctctccatcaaCACTCCATCTTTttgcctgcctggctactgttctttactttcttcattaattttgagacagtgtcttgttgtggtccagagtgctgggattacaggtgtgcacacagcacCTGGCTctgactgggattacaggtgtgcacagagCACCTGGCTCTGACTGTCTTTCTGTCCAGTTCCAGCTTATTTCTACCCTGTGGGTCCAGGAGCTCAGCTTAGATCCATCCCCATCCATCTACCTGGTACCACTGGCCTTCCTTACCAGACCCTATACCTGtctgtccctttcttccctaGGTCTTCTGGGCCCATGCCTCCTGTAGCCCCTGCTGGCAGGCCATGTTCCCACCCGCCTGGGTAGAGCTGTGTCCCACCTTACAGCCCTTGCTGTTCATGGAATCCAGGGTCCTCTTCAGCTCAGGAGTCGGGGGCTCCAGCAGCTCCACCTGAGTCCTCACGCCCTGCTCCGTGTATGGTCCCACCAGGTAGTAGTTGTCACCCCACTCATCCCCAGTCACCTTCGCCTTCGTCTGCAGCACAGTGTAGA
The nucleotide sequence above comes from Microtus ochrogaster isolate Prairie Vole_2 unplaced genomic scaffold, MicOch1.0 UNK14, whole genome shotgun sequence. Encoded proteins:
- the Gys1 gene encoding glycogen [starch] synthase, muscle encodes the protein MPLSRSLSMSSLPGLEDWEDEFDPENTVLFEVAWEVANKVGGIYTVLQTKAKVTGDEWGDNYYLVGPYTEQGVRTQVELLEPPTPELKRTLDSMNSKGCKVYFGRWLIEGGPLVVLLDVGASAWALERWKGELWDTCNIGVPWYDREANDAVLFGFLTTWFLGEFLAQNEEKPYVVAHFHEWLAGIGLCLCRARRLPVATIFTTHATLLGRYLCAGAVDFYNNLENFNVDKEAGERQIYHRYCMERAAAHCAHVFTTVSQITAIEAQHLLKRKPDIVTPNGLNVKKFSAMHEFQNLHAQSKARIQEFVRGHFYGHLDFNLDKTLYFFIAGRYEFSNKGADVFLEALARLNYLLRVNGSEQTVVAFFIMPARTNNFNVETLKGQAVRKQLWDTANTVKEKFGRKLYESLLVGSLPDMNKMLDKEDFTMMKRAIFATQRQSFPPVCTHNMLDDSSDPILTTIRRIGLFNSSADRVKVIFHPEFLSSTSPLLPVDYEEFVRGCHLGVFPSYYEPWGYTPAECTVMGIPSISTNLSGFGCFMEEHIADPSAYGIYILDRRFRSLDDSCSQLTSFLYSFCQQSRRQRIIQRNRTERLSDLLDWKYLGRYYMSARHMALAKAFPDHFTYEPHAVDASQGYRYPRPASVPPSPSLSRHSSPHQSEDEEEPRDGLLREDSERYDEEEEAAKDRRNIRAPEWPRRASCSSSTGGSKRSNSVDTGASSSLSTPTEPLSPTSSVGEERN